Proteins found in one Triticum aestivum cultivar Chinese Spring chromosome 4D, IWGSC CS RefSeq v2.1, whole genome shotgun sequence genomic segment:
- the LOC123099141 gene encoding 2-oxoglutarate-dependent dioxygenase 11, giving the protein MASLPVPSVQAMVAATGGADVSPRYLRPAEAVAGDGEAQIPVIDYQRLLLELELDRCGEESARLHRACLDWGFFQLINHSVPDDVVEGMKASIQQFFQLPMETKKQFAQERGQLEGYGQLFVFSEVQKLDWADILYLHTQPHESRNTKLWPDQPANFRSTLDRYSGAVKDVSDSLLAMMAKNLGLEREVIADKCNRGLQSVRMNYYPPCAQAEKVVGLSPHSDAGLLTLVLQVNHVQGLQIKRNGSWLPVKPVSGAFIVNIGDMFEVFTNGRYRSIEHRAIVDPKEERLSVAAFHLPNIHATIGPLKEMVAHEDDAYKTLDQESFMKLFYGTKLEGKSFLEQLKLN; this is encoded by the exons ATGGCATCTCTCCCTGTCCCGAGTGTGCAGGCCATGGTGGCGGCCACCGGCGGAGCCGACGTGTCGCCAAGGTATCTCCGGCCCGCAGAGGCGGTCGCTGGCGACGGCGAGGCCCAGATCCCCGTCATCGACTACCAGAGGCTGCTGCTGGAGCTGGAGCTGGACCGCTGTGGCGAGGAGTCTGCACGCCTTCACAGGGCCTGCCTGGACTGGGGCTTCTTCCAG CTGATTAACCACAGCGTCCCAGACGATGTGGTAGAGGGAATGAAGGCCAGCATCCAGCAGTTCTTTCAGttacccatggagacgaagaaacAGTTTGCTCAGGAGCGAGGGCAGCTGGAAGGCTACGGTCAACTATTCGTCTTCTCGGAGGTTCAGAAGCTCGATTGGGCTGACATACTTTACCTCCACACGCAGCCACATGAGAGCAGGAACACCAAGCTCTGGCCAGACCAGCCTGCCAACTTCAG ATCGACGCTGGATAGATATTCTGGTGCTGTGAAGGATGTATCAGACTCCCTTTTGGCCATGATGGCGAAGAACTTGGGACTGGAAAGAGAAGTGATCGCTGACAAATGCAACCGTGGATTACAGTCTGTCAGAATGAACTACTACCCCCCATGTGCCCAAGCAGAGAAAGTTGTCGGCTTATCCCCGCATTCTGATGCTGGTCTCCTAACCCTTGTCCTCCAAGTGAATCATGTCCAGGGCCTACAGATCAAGAGGAATGGCAGCTGGCTTCCTGTCAAGCCCGTCTCGGGTGCTTTCATCGTCAACATCGGAGATATGTTTGAG GTCTTCACGAACGGGAGGTACAGGAGCATCGAGCACCGAGCGATCGTCGACCCGAAGGAAGAACGGCTGTCAGTCGCGGCGTTCCACTTACCAAACATCCACGCCACGATAGGTCCTCTGAAGGAGATGGTGGCACATGAAGATGATGCCTACAAGACGTTGGACCAAGAGAGCTTCATGAAGCTTTTCTACGGGACGAAGCTTGAGGGGAAGAGCTTCTTGGAGCAGCTGAAACTAAACTAG
- the LOC123099142 gene encoding uncharacterized protein — MATAAVDPGESTPATAATPRAGPARPDPARRVPVTPRELGFTPFRDPPPPPREEEGALPNSSEGEIQAPEWKSLAGSQAGPETEGVRTPVSSVKSTHEALGQEAFTDEQHEQLDAQILVNADLCQGKPTAKAAIRPARDSPPLEGALPNSPEEVQTPECKPYARSQALPETVHVRTPVSWVKSTREALTHKAFAYELHAQLDAQILVNPDLSQGKPPAKSALRPMRNPPLERALTDSSDEIQTPEWKPYAGSQAVPDTEGVRTPGSSLKNTCEALAHEAFTDEQHAQLYAHILITADLKQGKPPSKAAMVLAFGQPVEGQKHAWEEVWRAAVDRYQNQMSPLGFETPFSSQNGPLEPSPNSMRNLEEVELKEAHSELVDAQTSKWQNQKSPVTGFETPIKSVIGNCTAQGLDVQNGGDIQQSVSCADKVDQEPPDDRKIMDTIYGGLESRCGSTPSESSESLTELDSCVKCGKDGQLLKCSSCFLAAHARCFGSSVTFDDSGHFDCPVCYCRKAAKALEKAKKTYSEARKNLSVFCSGWKQFSKEHSELMNGFHTAKKQGQSEAAELCRKDGEPSHLKENGTSDACPEKVVTTKTTTFSSSENAKSHGDSNSNLSREVPYSARDRFSSVANRNIGVGKENCLMNSPNCNFSDRLGAISSRNISRRKVSFQEMGTVAPNSTWKTLRYQDQFVHSPARKRYYPYPPEHYYSPHTPAMRSPLAPSKTPFTSTTARRKMIFWTEAEEVALREAVAKFAPNGEAAKEKRSISWVRIHEYCRESIHPTRCPDDLRKKWNRMKNKLGACPEDGSVGGDGCF, encoded by the exons atggccaccgccgccgtcgacccgggAGAATCgacgccggccaccgccgcgacGCCGCGCGCCGGCCCCGCTCGGCCGGATCCCGCGCGCCGCGTCCCCGTAACCCCGCGCGAGCTAGGGTTTACGCCGTTCCGcgacccccctccccctcctcgag AGGAAGAGGGGGCGCTGCCGAACTCGTCGGAGGGGGAAATTCAGGCGCCTGAGTGGAAATCTCTTGCCGGATCTCAAGCTGGTCCAGAAACCGAG GGCGTGAGGACACCTGTAAGTTCGGTTAAGAGCACCCATGAAGCTTTGGGGCAAGAAGCATTCACTGATGAACAGCATGAGCAGTTGGATGCACAGATACTAGTCAATGCAGATCTTTG CCAGGGAAAACCAACAGCAAAGGCCGCCATACGCCCTGCACGCGACTCTCCTCCTCTAG AGGGAGCACTGCCAAATTCACCAGAGGAGGTTCAGACCCCTGAGTGCAAACCTTATGCCAGATCTCAAGCTCTTCCAGAAACTGTG CATGTGAGGACACCTGTAAGTTGGGTTAAGAGCACCCGTGAAGCTTTGACGCATAAAGCATTCGCCTATGAACTGCATGCACAGTTGGATGCACAGATACTGGTCAATCCAGATCTTAG CCAGGGAAAACCACCAGCAAAGTCCGCCCTACGCCCCATGCGCAACCCTCCTCTAG AACGAGCACTGACAGATTCATCAGACGAGATTCAGACTCCTGAATGGAAACCTTATGCCGGATCTCAAGCTGTTCCAGATACCGAG GGTGTGAGGACACCTGGAAGTTCGCTTAAGAACACCTGTGAAGCTTTGGCGCATGAAGCATTCACCGATGAACAGCATGCGCAGTTGTATGCACATATATTAATAACTGCAGATCTTAA acAGGGAAAACCACCATCAAAGGCTGCCATGGTTCTGGCCTTTGGACAACCTG TGGAGGGTCAGAAACATGCATGGGAGGAGGTTTGGCGTGCTGCTGTTGACAGATACCAGAACCAAATGTCACCACTGGGCTTTGAGACGCCTTTTAGTTCCCAGAATG GCCCGTTAGAACCATCTCCTAACAGCATGAGGAATCTTGAGGAGGTTGAGCTGAAGGAGGCGCATTCAGAGCTCGTTGATGCACAGACTAGCAAATGGCAGAACCAGAAGTCACCAGTGACTGGCTTTGAGACACCCATCAAGTCTGTGATAG GCAATTGCACAGCTCAAGGTTTGGATGTTCAGAATGGTGGAGATATTCAGCAATCAGTCAGTTGTGCTGACAAAGTTGATCAAGAGCCACCTGATGACAGAAAGATAATGGATACAATCTATGGTGGGCTAGAGTCTCGTTGCGGCAGCACTCCCTCGGAAAGTTCAGAAAGCTTGACGGAACTGGACTCATGTGTGAAATGCGGTAAAGATGGGCAGCTGCTGAAATGTTCCAGTTGCTTCTTAGCCGCCCATGCTAGGTGTTTTGGTTCATCAGTGACATTCGATGACTCTGGCCATTTTGATTGCCCTGTTTGCTATTGCCGAAAAGCTGCTAAAGCACTGGAAAAGGCTAAGAAAACATATTCTGAAGCTAGGAAAAATTTATCTGTTTTCTGCAGCGGCTGGAAGCAATTTTCTAAGGAACACAGTGAGCTGATGAATGGCTTTCACACAGCTAAAAAGCAAGGTCAGTCTGAAGCAGCTGAGCTCTGTCGCAAGGATGGAGAGCCTAGTCATCTGAAAGAAAATGGTACAAGTGATGCTTGTCCTGAGAAGGTAGTCACCACAAAGACAACCACTTTTTCGAGTTCTGAAAATGCAAAATCCCATGGAGACAGCAATAGCAATTTGTCTCGTGAAGTGCCATATTCAGCTCGGGATAGATTCAGTTCTGTTGCAAATCGCAACATTGGGGTTGGCAAAGAGAATTGTCTTATGAATTCTCCCAATTGCAATTTTTCTGATAGACTAGGAGCTATATCTTCGCGAAACATAAGCCGCCGCAAAGTAAGCTTTCAAGAAATGGGGACAGTGGCACCAAATAGTACTTGGAAAACATTGAGGTACCAGGATCAGTTCGTGCATTCACCAGCAAGGAAAAGATATTATCCATACCCACCCGAGCATTA CTACAGTCCCCACACACCAGCTATGAGGAGTCCCCTGGCGCCAAGTAAAACGCCTTTCACATCGACAACCGCGAGGCGCAAGATGATCTTCTGGACCGAGGCAGAGGAGGTGGCTCTGAGG GAGGCAGTGGCGAAGTTTGCCCCGAATGGGGAGGCCGCGAAGGAGAAGAGGTCCATCTCGTGGGTGCGCATACACGAGTACTGCAGGGAGTCGATCCACCCCACGCGCTGCCCGGACGACCTGCGGAAGAAGTGGAACCGCATGAAGAACAAGCTGGGTGCGTGTCCTGAAGACGGTAGTGTAGGAGGAGACGGCTGCTTCTGA
- the LOC123100691 gene encoding DNA-directed RNA polymerases II, IV and V subunit 9A, with product MSAMKFCRECNNILYPKEEKERKVLLFACRNCEHQEVAGDNCVYRNIVHHEAGERTQVLQDVASDPTLPRTKDVRCAACGHGEAVFFQATARGEEGMTLFFVCCNPSCGNRWRE from the exons atgagcGCCATGAAGTTCTGCCGCGAGTG CAACAACATCCTGTACCCCAAGGAGGAGAAGGAGCGGAAGGTCCTCCTCTTCGCCTGCCGCAACTGCGAGCACCAG GAGGTGGCAGGCGACAACTGCGTCTACCGCAACATCGTGCATCACGAGGCCGGGGAGCGCACGCAGGTCCTGCAGGACGTCGCTTCCGACCCCACCCTTCCCCGCACCAAGGACGTCCGCTGCGCCGCCTGCGGCCACGGCGAGGCAGTCTTCTTCCAG GCTACAGCAAGAGGGGAGGAGGGGATGACTCTGTTCTTCGTGTGCTGCAACCCCTCCTGCGGCAACCGGTGGAGGGAGTGA